Proteins co-encoded in one Blastocatellia bacterium genomic window:
- a CDS encoding VOC family protein, with protein MLSQIRFTTLSVADLERGLTLFRDVMGMEVIARQELFGPEIEKLWGLPTFMSAQSVILGKPGVSGSRIRLVRFEPVSEVIIREKAEPWDTGAIKIVDFMVSDFQQAEQALLSHGWQWRTSPQRYALPNNEGESLEGHINGPDGTILGVIQLFGVSRSKYVEVADETLFSEMATTSYLVPDLNQALAFYSGALGLRVTDDVTINQAELQRLIGLPTGVSLRMVLLGSEQGKSGKIGLLQYQGITGASLAEISKPPHRGALLISFETDALDHVYDTLKQSGAQIICSPVQVEIDPYGPVSAMTAKAPDGVMLEFFQRQ; from the coding sequence ATGCTTAGTCAAATTCGTTTCACCACGCTCAGCGTTGCCGATCTGGAGCGTGGCCTGACGTTGTTTCGCGATGTCATGGGTATGGAGGTGATTGCGCGACAAGAACTCTTCGGCCCAGAAATTGAAAAGTTGTGGGGACTGCCGACGTTCATGTCAGCTCAATCGGTCATTTTGGGAAAGCCTGGCGTCTCCGGTTCACGCATACGGCTTGTGCGATTCGAGCCAGTCTCAGAGGTGATCATCCGTGAGAAAGCAGAGCCGTGGGATACAGGCGCAATCAAGATTGTGGATTTTATGGTGAGCGATTTTCAGCAAGCGGAGCAAGCGTTGCTGAGTCATGGCTGGCAATGGCGCACGTCACCGCAGCGGTACGCATTGCCCAACAATGAGGGTGAATCGCTTGAAGGGCACATCAATGGGCCTGACGGGACGATACTGGGCGTGATTCAATTGTTTGGCGTGTCGCGCTCCAAATATGTGGAGGTGGCCGATGAGACGTTGTTCAGCGAGATGGCGACGACGTCATATCTTGTGCCGGACCTCAATCAAGCATTGGCGTTCTATAGCGGCGCGCTAGGCCTGCGGGTGACCGATGACGTGACGATCAATCAAGCTGAGCTTCAGCGGTTGATCGGCCTGCCGACAGGGGTCAGTCTCAGAATGGTGTTGCTGGGATCAGAGCAGGGCAAGTCAGGTAAAATCGGATTGCTTCAGTACCAAGGCATCACGGGCGCTTCATTGGCTGAGATTTCCAAGCCGCCACATCGAGGTGCCCTGCTGATTTCGTTTGAAACTGATGCGCTTGATCACGTGTACGACACGTTGAAACAGAGCGGTGCACAAATCATCTGCTCGCCGGTTCAAGTGGAGATTGACCCTTATGGCCCTGTCAGCGCCATGACGGCCAAGGCGCCCGATGGTGTGATGTTAGAATTTTTCCAGCGTCAGTAA
- a CDS encoding MFS transporter yields the protein MWSQIRGYPLRVFFICLIGVSLENMDQALFQFVLPQIVREFGWSVAQVGWYTALVFVLAGSGIAALGVLTDRIGRKAVFSLSMLVGSLFVTAMYWAHHTVTLLMLRTLGFAMGGIQSPVVGTIVVEESPPRYRGLLSGILQIGYPLGWFLASQCSLLVLWLVGQQAWEAGAWRRVFFVSLLSIPYMWVIHKYLNETKAFLAAKARRAASVADPVGGNPAERPARWSDLFSPELRFKTAMLFFGEFFHVFAYGTTILLNLYFQKARGWSPAEAIALVGLSYGVGSIGYIVAAIVGEFFIKRRNVIILWAWLGSLAFASMIWLTDQWWTTAVSYCLMTIFFYGTTAVKFTFIAENFPTRLRATGVTFAGSLAVNLGIAFGPLALTQVTTWLGGDLNAWNIAYTVCGILAIFVSGMFFLTLSADPTGLDEG from the coding sequence ATGTGGTCACAGATTCGCGGATATCCGCTGCGGGTGTTCTTCATCTGTCTGATTGGCGTGAGCCTGGAGAATATGGACCAGGCGTTATTCCAGTTTGTGCTGCCGCAGATCGTCCGTGAGTTTGGCTGGAGCGTGGCGCAAGTTGGATGGTACACAGCGTTGGTATTTGTGTTGGCCGGTTCAGGCATTGCTGCGTTGGGCGTGTTGACCGATCGCATCGGCCGAAAAGCGGTCTTCAGTTTATCCATGCTGGTCGGCTCATTATTTGTGACGGCGATGTACTGGGCGCATCACACGGTCACGTTGCTGATGCTGCGCACGCTGGGATTTGCGATGGGCGGCATTCAGTCGCCTGTTGTGGGAACGATTGTGGTGGAAGAGTCGCCGCCGCGTTATCGCGGGTTGCTATCAGGCATCTTGCAAATTGGGTATCCGCTGGGCTGGTTTTTGGCGTCGCAATGTTCACTGCTGGTGCTTTGGTTGGTCGGGCAGCAAGCGTGGGAAGCGGGCGCGTGGCGCCGTGTGTTTTTCGTCAGTTTGCTAAGCATTCCCTACATGTGGGTCATCCACAAATACCTGAATGAGACAAAAGCCTTTCTAGCGGCCAAGGCGCGTCGCGCGGCCTCCGTTGCGGACCCGGTTGGCGGCAATCCGGCTGAGCGTCCGGCGCGATGGTCGGACCTGTTCAGTCCAGAGCTGCGATTTAAGACGGCGATGCTATTTTTCGGCGAATTCTTTCACGTGTTCGCGTATGGGACGACGATTTTGCTGAATTTGTACTTCCAAAAAGCGCGCGGGTGGAGTCCGGCTGAGGCCATTGCGCTGGTGGGTTTGTCGTATGGAGTCGGCTCGATTGGTTACATCGTGGCGGCCATCGTGGGCGAGTTCTTCATCAAGCGGCGGAACGTCATTATCCTGTGGGCGTGGTTAGGATCGTTGGCGTTTGCTTCGATGATCTGGCTGACTGATCAGTGGTGGACAACGGCTGTGAGCTACTGCCTGATGACGATCTTCTTCTATGGCACGACGGCGGTGAAGTTCACGTTCATTGCTGAGAATTTTCCTACGCGGCTGCGGGCCACTGGTGTCACCTTTGCTGGCTCGCTGGCCGTCAACTTGGGCATTGCGTTTGGGCCGCTGGCGCTCACGCAGGTGACGACATGGCTAGGGGGCGACCTCAACGCGTGGAATATCGCCTACACGGTGTGCGGCATCCTCGCGATTTTCGTCTCTGGCATGTTCTTCCTCACGCTTTCGGCCGACCCGACTGGCCTCGACGAGGGATAA